A DNA window from Bacillota bacterium contains the following coding sequences:
- the scfB gene encoding thioether cross-link-forming SCIFF peptide maturase, whose amino-acid sequence MKPGKSNSTPSGVHLHLFAVDGLYLAFDVNSGSLHRLDHVAWILLRELVATGGSWNDARQEAARFYPAGEVAEAAAEIKALAEEGLLFSGDEEWRSFVPGANLGLKALCLNIAHSCNLACNYCFVPAGLRTAKEIMPLEVIRAALDFFIKETPYEFLAVDFFGGEPLLHFAGVQAAVAYALEIGKHKKWKFTLTTNTLLLDEEVLSFLRKHNFCLVLSCDGRPETHDLYRVTPGGAGTSARVEKRIRDFLKTGVVQEYYVRGTYTRRNLHFTEDVLHLAELGAKSISIEPVVAPPDQPYALRREDVPVIKKEYFKLARALRAREQEGEEITFYHFCLDLQGGPCVAKRLTGCGAGYQYLCVTPGGELYPCHQLAGNPAYRVGDVWNGVTSCSLPEDFRNAHVYRKEPCRSCWARFLCGGGCHAQAALRQGEIFHPDSLACELMRARLEGALYYLALGAETGKGREGLAARSS is encoded by the coding sequence CTGGCTTTCGATGTCAACAGCGGTTCGCTCCACAGGCTGGACCACGTGGCATGGATCCTTCTCCGGGAACTCGTGGCAACCGGCGGCAGCTGGAATGATGCCCGCCAGGAGGCGGCCAGATTCTACCCTGCCGGCGAGGTTGCGGAGGCGGCCGCGGAAATCAAGGCTTTGGCGGAAGAGGGTCTTCTCTTTAGCGGGGATGAAGAATGGCGCTCCTTTGTACCCGGGGCGAATTTAGGCCTGAAAGCCCTCTGTCTTAACATCGCCCACAGTTGCAATTTGGCCTGTAACTACTGCTTCGTTCCCGCCGGACTCCGGACCGCAAAGGAAATCATGCCTCTGGAAGTGATCCGGGCCGCCCTGGACTTTTTCATCAAGGAGACCCCTTATGAATTTTTAGCTGTTGACTTTTTTGGCGGGGAACCCCTCCTGCATTTTGCGGGAGTTCAAGCTGCTGTCGCCTATGCCCTTGAGATTGGAAAACATAAAAAGTGGAAATTTACCCTGACCACGAATACCCTGCTGCTTGACGAGGAGGTCCTTTCTTTTCTGCGCAAACACAACTTCTGCCTCGTCTTGAGCTGTGACGGGAGGCCCGAGACCCACGACCTTTACCGGGTGACGCCGGGGGGAGCGGGCACGTCTGCCCGGGTGGAGAAAAGAATCAGGGATTTTTTGAAGACCGGGGTGGTTCAGGAGTATTACGTCCGGGGTACGTACACGCGCCGGAATTTGCATTTCACCGAAGACGTGCTTCACCTTGCGGAGCTGGGGGCGAAGAGCATTTCAATCGAGCCTGTCGTTGCTCCGCCCGACCAGCCTTACGCCCTCCGGCGGGAAGACGTCCCTGTGATCAAGAAAGAGTATTTCAAGCTGGCAAGGGCTCTGAGGGCACGGGAACAGGAAGGAGAAGAAATCACCTTTTACCATTTCTGTTTAGATCTTCAAGGAGGGCCTTGCGTGGCCAAGCGACTTACAGGTTGTGGCGCGGGCTACCAGTATCTTTGTGTGACCCCGGGCGGAGAGCTTTACCCCTGCCACCAGCTCGCGGGAAATCCCGCCTACCGGGTTGGTGATGTCTGGAATGGAGTTACCTCCTGTTCCCTGCCGGAAGATTTCCGGAATGCCCATGTGTACCGGAAAGAGCCGTGCCGGTCCTGCTGGGCGCGGTTTTTGTGCGGGGGCGGGTGTCACGCCCAGGCCGCTTTGCGGCAGGGGGAAATTTTTCATCCCGATTCCCTAGCCTGCGAACTGATGCGGGCACGCCTCGAAGGCGCCCTTTATTACCTCGCCCTGGGCGCGGAAACCGGAAAGGGGAGAGAAGGCCTTGCAGCACGGAGTTCCTGA
- a CDS encoding chromate transporter, whose protein sequence is MQHGVPEKKKPETARLWLELFWTFFKIGALTLGGGYAMLPLIYHEVVERRRWLDRETFFAGTALAQGLPGANAVNTAVFVGYRQAGLGGAGVAALGSVVPSFIIILALGLVIFRISALPAVADIFQGLRAGILGMLLYYLGTWSRALYRDFRSLLILGLALYALLVLQWHPIAVIICGGLLGLLLSAGNVRVEPKEGEKLS, encoded by the coding sequence TTGCAGCACGGAGTTCCTGAAAAAAAGAAGCCGGAGACAGCACGTCTCTGGCTTGAGCTCTTCTGGACCTTTTTCAAGATCGGTGCCCTCACTTTAGGCGGGGGGTATGCCATGCTCCCTTTAATCTATCACGAGGTGGTTGAACGCCGCCGCTGGCTGGACCGGGAAACCTTTTTTGCAGGCACCGCACTCGCCCAGGGGCTACCTGGCGCGAACGCGGTGAACACTGCAGTTTTTGTCGGTTACCGGCAGGCAGGCTTAGGGGGAGCCGGGGTTGCGGCATTGGGTTCCGTTGTCCCCTCTTTTATCATTATCTTAGCGCTTGGCCTTGTTATTTTTCGGATTTCCGCACTCCCGGCTGTTGCCGACATTTTCCAGGGGCTCCGGGCGGGAATCCTGGGTATGCTTTTATATTATTTAGGAACCTGGAGTCGTGCTCTGTACCGGGATTTCAGGTCTTTGCTCATCCTTGGGCTGGCCCTTTACGCTCTGCTGGTTCTGCAGTGGCACCCCATTGCAGTAATTATCTGTGGCGGCCTGCTGGGCCTGCTCCTTTCCGCCGGGAATGTGCGTGTTGAACCAAAAGAAGGGGAGAAGCTATCTTGA
- a CDS encoding chromate transporter — protein sequence MNLFDFLLTFVKIGLFSFGGGYAVVPLIAAEVVQHHQWLTASEFADLLALSQLTPGPLMVNTATFIGYRVGGVPGAALGTLGVVLPAFMIMLILTHYYRMFRERALVRRLLRGFYPVVVALLASATIFFARTTPFSWKVPVIAAFTCGTLATRRLDPFWTLIGAGCLGWLL from the coding sequence TTGAACCTCTTCGATTTCCTCTTGACTTTTGTAAAAATCGGCCTTTTTAGTTTCGGAGGGGGGTATGCCGTAGTTCCACTGATCGCCGCCGAGGTGGTACAGCACCACCAGTGGCTGACCGCTTCCGAGTTTGCCGATTTGCTGGCTCTTTCCCAGCTTACTCCGGGCCCGTTGATGGTAAACACCGCCACTTTTATCGGGTACCGGGTCGGAGGGGTGCCCGGCGCGGCCCTGGGGACCCTCGGCGTCGTCCTCCCCGCTTTTATGATCATGCTCATATTAACTCATTATTACAGGATGTTTCGGGAGCGTGCCCTCGTCCGCCGGCTCCTCCGGGGATTTTATCCTGTTGTTGTCGCCCTTCTTGCCAGTGCCACCATTTTTTTTGCCCGTACCACTCCTTTTTCATGGAAAGTGCCCGTGATTGCCGCTTTCACCTGCGGGACCCTTGCAACAAGGCGCCTTGACCCTTTTTGGACTTTGATCGGGGCGGGGTGCTTAGGCTGGCTGCTGTAA
- a CDS encoding peptidoglycan DD-metalloendopeptidase family protein, which yields MNSEDRNVFSLLSRLRQLHLTPEDGFKEWLGRQAEFILPYLMEFKELAKAWGEDRWLWMKGDLKEKYSQISFFIQDLRAGKRRVQIPASVKNPRFLAAVLAGFLLFGGNFYLLQNRLVYAVNFQGSELGYVSSRQAGEELKSRVEKELERRLGGDVFLPDPLTFTTCLAPGTRLTSQGELLANYRRLPWLTQGVEIFIDGEPALVVQSREVAEKVLATVKGTYRAKLAGEKVEEIRFREKVTLHPRQVAVSEITPPDAAVSLLQQGRVQTKKYIVKDGDSLWSIARAHDLLVDDLYRANPELTSDRLDIDQELKLAASEPLINVMITSTAVKKEAIPFEVRVEYDSGLWRGQTRVRRAGEEGEVEVTYRVVRQNETTVSREVLGRRVLKEPVSKVVAQGTRRTVAVAQVSRGSGSGTLSWPVGGSITSGYGYRGREFHGGIDIAAGSGTPVGAAAGGRVVSAGWDGGYGQAVVIDHGNGLATRYAHLSRISVSSGETVSRGEVIGTVGSTGRASGPHLHFEVLVNGSRTNPYNYLR from the coding sequence ATGAATTCGGAAGACAGGAATGTTTTTTCTTTATTGTCCCGATTGCGCCAACTTCACCTCACACCAGAGGATGGATTTAAAGAATGGCTGGGACGGCAGGCAGAGTTTATCCTGCCTTACCTGATGGAGTTTAAGGAATTGGCGAAGGCCTGGGGGGAAGACCGCTGGCTCTGGATGAAGGGTGATCTCAAGGAAAAATATTCGCAAATTTCTTTTTTCATTCAGGATCTGCGCGCCGGGAAACGGCGTGTGCAGATTCCGGCGTCTGTAAAAAATCCTCGTTTCCTCGCGGCTGTTCTGGCCGGTTTTTTATTGTTTGGGGGGAACTTTTATCTCCTCCAGAACCGGCTCGTTTATGCCGTGAATTTCCAGGGGAGTGAGCTTGGATACGTTTCTTCCCGGCAGGCGGGAGAAGAGCTCAAATCCCGGGTCGAGAAAGAGCTGGAAAGGCGCCTCGGCGGGGATGTTTTTCTCCCTGACCCCTTAACTTTTACGACATGCCTTGCACCCGGCACGAGGCTGACTTCTCAAGGGGAGCTCCTTGCAAACTACCGGAGACTTCCCTGGCTGACCCAGGGTGTGGAAATTTTCATCGACGGGGAGCCCGCCCTGGTGGTCCAGAGTAGAGAGGTGGCAGAAAAGGTACTTGCCACAGTAAAAGGGACATACCGCGCGAAACTTGCGGGAGAAAAGGTTGAGGAGATCAGGTTCCGGGAAAAGGTCACCCTTCACCCCCGACAGGTGGCAGTTAGTGAGATCACCCCCCCGGACGCTGCTGTCTCGCTCCTGCAGCAGGGGAGGGTTCAGACGAAAAAGTACATCGTCAAAGATGGTGATTCCCTCTGGAGTATCGCTCGTGCTCACGACCTCCTTGTGGATGACCTTTACAGGGCCAACCCGGAATTAACCTCAGATCGTTTAGATATCGATCAGGAGTTAAAGCTGGCGGCGAGCGAACCCTTAATCAATGTCATGATTACCAGCACCGCAGTAAAGAAAGAGGCCATTCCGTTTGAGGTACGGGTAGAATACGACTCCGGGTTATGGCGCGGCCAGACGCGGGTTCGCCGGGCCGGCGAGGAGGGGGAAGTGGAAGTAACTTACCGGGTTGTCCGCCAGAACGAGACGACCGTGTCCCGGGAAGTTCTCGGGCGGCGGGTTTTGAAAGAACCCGTTTCCAAGGTTGTGGCGCAGGGAACGCGGCGCACGGTGGCCGTTGCTCAGGTTTCGCGGGGCTCGGGGAGCGGAACGCTTAGTTGGCCTGTCGGAGGAAGCATTACCTCGGGCTACGGTTACCGCGGCAGGGAGTTTCACGGGGGAATCGACATTGCCGCCGGTTCCGGAACCCCTGTCGGAGCCGCCGCCGGGGGCCGGGTCGTTTCTGCGGGTTGGGACGGGGGTTACGGGCAGGCAGTTGTGATTGATCACGGGAATGGCCTGGCGACGCGCTACGCGCATCTCTCCCGGATTAGTGTCAGCAGCGGAGAAACGGTGAGCCGGGGCGAAGTAATCGGCACTGTCGGGTCAACGGGAAGGGCATCAGGCCCCCACCTTCACTTTGAGGTGCTGGTAAACGGGAGCAGGACGAACCCTTATAATTATTTAAGGTGA
- a CDS encoding tetratricopeptide repeat protein, with amino-acid sequence MLRIFRERRLWARVVLCVLVGMLALGLIGSTIAWYLEPGQRAPGSSPRPDRDEPGSQTEEDQLKALYAEYETMLAASPDDLAVLTGSARVAAELGYFYFQEGKQVEGREFYQRAVAHYEGVLARQEEPGIRLELAEAYQALGSFEQAEQELQTVLEKDPGNVQAQVQRGLLREAWQDWSGAAEIWEALAQEQADLAVREFAQARLEMVREKLK; translated from the coding sequence ATGTTGCGAATTTTCCGTGAGCGACGCCTTTGGGCGCGGGTGGTTCTCTGCGTTTTGGTGGGAATGCTGGCACTGGGTTTAATCGGGTCAACAATAGCATGGTACCTGGAACCCGGTCAACGAGCCCCCGGTTCCTCCCCCCGGCCGGACCGGGATGAACCGGGCAGCCAGACGGAGGAGGACCAGCTCAAGGCCCTGTATGCGGAGTATGAAACAATGCTGGCAGCCAGTCCGGATGATCTGGCCGTTCTGACAGGATCCGCCAGGGTAGCGGCAGAACTGGGATACTTTTATTTTCAAGAGGGGAAACAGGTAGAGGGAAGGGAATTTTACCAGCGTGCTGTAGCGCATTACGAAGGGGTTTTGGCCCGGCAGGAGGAACCGGGCATCCGCCTCGAACTGGCAGAAGCCTATCAGGCTTTGGGGTCCTTTGAGCAGGCCGAGCAGGAGCTTCAAACCGTGCTGGAAAAAGACCCCGGAAATGTTCAGGCGCAGGTTCAAAGGGGGCTGTTGCGGGAGGCCTGGCAGGATTGGAGCGGTGCAGCAGAGATCTGGGAAGCCCTGGCTCAGGAGCAAGCTGACCTGGCGGTGCGTGAGTTTGCCCAAGCGAGGTTGGAAATGGTCCGGGAAAAATTAAAGTAA